TCAAATTCAGAGGGAAGTTGCTCTACAAAGACTAGGTTTCGTATTTCAAAGCAATCCTTCTGGTCAATCGTCCAGTCTTGTAGGACATTATTCATTTCACTTTTCAACCGGTCACTGGTCTTTTGTAGCTCCTCAATTGAACTAGCTCCCGCAATGTTGTATTTTCCTGTTCTAAACAATAGGACGGTGGCCCCATCTGGGTCAAACAATAATTTTAGTGCAGGATGATACTCTGGATCATAAGTTGTCTTATGACATTCCAGTTCCTTCTGAAGTTGTGCCAGATCCAGTTCTATGTATAGATTCCCTCCTCCAACAGCGTTCACTAATTCCATGGAGAGTTGCCTCTATTAGCCAGATTCTGTTTTGTCATTATATTAATATTTATTCACGAACATTCACCCGAAGCGACGAAGCTGAGATCTGAGTTCGTCTATTGCATCTTTAGCATTTTTACGCGACCGGTCTCCAGTATATATGATGCTGCCTGTTCTAGAAATCATAAATACACCTCTATGATTCTCGGGGTCATATTTTAACTGGGGAAACTGCTCCGGCTCATACTCCACGGAACCTGGATTCAGATGCTCATATAGCTCATTGAGATCTATTTCGTATCCTAACTCAGATTTGAATACCAGATAACGAACCTCAAAATCACTGTTTTCTGGATATATAATTAACTTCGCGATATATTCTCTTAGTCTCTGGAACGCTTGCCGTAAGTCTTGAATACTATTTGCTCCTGCGATCGAGAATGCACCTGTCCTGTAGAGAATTATGGTTGGGCCCTCTTCACTCAACTGAAAACATAGATTAGAGGCTACCTCTGGGTCGTATTGTATATTGAGTATATCATTACGCTTGGCAATAGACGGAAGGTCAACTTCCACGCCTAAGTCTCCCCCTCCAACCGCGTTAACCAGGTGGGTCATCGAATGTTGATATACCTCGCGTAAGGTTATACCGTTTGTTGATGAGTGATCCATCCGTGTTCGGATAGCTCTGTCCCCACCAACGTCCGATGTAGAGGGTTCATGAACGCACACTCTGAGGCTCAACTATCGAGTGTCAAATCGAATCCTAGACAGGAGCACTGCGGGTGAACTTTTTCAGACTGTGCATTCATTCTAGGGTATGTCCACAGTTCTCAATCCTTTTGAGGCTCTTGAACAGGTCCAATCCTCATATCAGTCGTATGTTGAGACGTTCCAGAACGTAGATGACAGCATTATCGAGTCCTGGATCGAAGACCGCGTTCGAACGGGCAAAGTGCTTTGGAAGGAGCCATTTGTCCAACTGAACCAGCGATTCGAACACGGCGATACACTCGAACAGTTCGTTGCCGATGGTGAACTCCACGAGGGAGTTTTAGACATCTTCACTGGGCGAGAAGGGAAACCCATCGAACCCTACAAGCACCAGACTGAGGCGATCCACTCCATTCAGGCAGGGAACAACACCATCGTCTCCACGGGCACGGGGTCGGGGAAGAGCTTCGCATTCGGTATCCCGATCGTAAGCCACTGCCTCGAAGCCCAGGAACGCGGCGAGGACGGAGTCAAGGCAGTCATCGTCTACCCGATGAATGCACTTGCCAACTCCCAATACGAGGACTTCGCCGAACGTCTCGACGGCACTGGTCTCCGTCTCGGACTCTACACGGGCGATACCCCGCACAATCCTGACAGCGAGGCCGAGTTCCTCCGGCAGTTCGGCCGCGAGGAGGCGTACGACTCCGAGGTCGTCTCTCGGGAAGAGATGCAGAACGATCCCCCGGACATCCTGATGACGAACTACGTCATGCTCGACCTCATCCTTACCAGGCATGACGACAAGAAGCTCTTCCCGGAGATGCACGAAGGAGCTTTGCAGTATCTCGTCCTCGACGAGATCCACACCTACACCGGGCAGCAGGGAGCTGACGTCGCCGCACTCATCCGCCGACTGAAACAGAACACGGGGAGCATCGGCGACCTCACCTGTATTGGAACCTCTGCGACCGTTCAGAGCGAAGAAGGCATCGACGCAAACGAGGAGATCGCCGACTTCACCGGCCGGATGTTCGGTGCCCCCGTCGACTCAGAAAACGTCGTCCGCGAGTCACACTATCCGCTCGGGCTCACGGCTGATGAGGAGCTCCCACCCACAGTGAAAGTCACCGCATCGGATATTGAGGGGTTCAGCGGGACTCTCGACTCCGCGCTTGATCTCACGGAGAAGCTACTGGATCGCTCGCTGATACCCGCTGAGACTGAAGACGAGGAATCCCTCGGGAGTGTGCTGGCAGGCCATCCCGCTATCGAATTCCTCGACACAGAACTCAGCAACCAGAGCCAACAGATATTCGCCGGCGATGAAGCCGGGGAGGTGGAGGACCTCGTCGCTCGCTATCAGAAGGAGCACCGCCCGGATGAGTCTCGCGAGGCGATCGAACGGGAGCTCCAGGCGGCGTTGCTCGTCGGAACGGTCGGCACAACCGCGGTTCAGGGAGAGCAGCAACCGATTTTCGTTCCCAAGCTTCACTCGTTCTTCAGTCAAGGGAGTGGTCTCGTCGCGTGTATCTCAGAGGACGCATTCGACTCGGAAACACCCCACCTCAGTGACGCTGGGGACGTGGAGTGTCGGGTGTGTGCGGAAGAAGAAGATCGTCGGCGTGACGCATATCCGCTATCGTTCTGTCGTGGCTGCGGACAGGAGTTTTACACTGTAACCATTGACGAAGACGGCCACGTATCGCAGGGAACTCTGAGCAACTTCGTCGACACGGAGGAGGACGAGCGAGCGGTATACCTGATGCAAGGCGATTGGGACTCAGACGGGACCTCTCTCCCGGACGAGTGGTTGACCGAAGAGGGACTGCTCAAAGACACGTATAGAGAGGCTGAGCCCAGTAAAGCGACATATTTCCCGGATAATAACCGACTTACGCAGGGTCGCCCGGAAGAAGGGCAGTTCGAGGATGGCATGTTCGCGGGCCAGGGTGTCGACGTCACTATCGTCGAGTCACCGTTCCTGTTCTGTCCGAACTGCGGCGTCCACTACACTCGCCGTGTGAAGAACGAATTCAACAAGCTGTTCACCTTCGGCACGGTCGGCCGTTCGACGGCGACTGACGTGCTTGTCGGGAATACGATGCGGAACCTTCCGGAGGACCAACAGAAGACGATCGCGTTCTCCGACAATCGCCAGGATACTGCCCTCCAGGCAGCACACCTCAACAATCTGTACCAGCGTGTTCGGTTTCGCCGAGCGCTCTACACAGCACTCCGTGAGCATCGGGGATCCATCGGACTGACCAGTCTGGGTGATCGAATCTTCGACGTGCTGGAGGACTACGACTCATTACCACCGGCCATTGACACTGGAATGTTCGGTCCATCTGCCGACCAGCGCGAGCGATACAGCAACTACCTGCTATTCAACGCGATACTCGAACTCGGCCGCGGCCAGCAGCGGACGCAGCAGAGTCTCGAAGACGTCGGTCTACTGGACATCGAATACGAAAACCTCGACCGCCTCGCCCAACATGACGAGGTCTGGGAGGGCATCTCGAAACTCGAGACAGCCGACCCAGCCGTGCGGGAAGAGTATGTCCACGGGGTGCTGGATATCTTTCGACGGAGCAACGCCGTCGACCACGAGAGTACGCTGACCTATACCAATTTCCGGCGGGAGGTTATCAGTAAACTCGACGACGAGGTTCACTTCCACGGACAGGAGTATTTCAACTTCCCAGTAGGGTACAGCGACACCGCAAACACGGACGGTCCGAACCGTGTTCGCCGACTCACGCATCCGCGTTCACGACACGTCAAGTGGACGACGCGGGCTCTCAACGTTGACACCGACACTGCCGCTGAGATCATCACCGCTGTCGTAGACGTCATCAGTGACAAGGAGATCCTTAAGCTGCTAAATCAGCATTCGCTCCAGTACACCGGAAAGGTGTATATGCTCAATCACAGCGCGGTCAGAGTTACTGAGGCCGACTCCAGCGATGTTCGCGTCTGCCCGAAGTGTGGGACACCGACTACGAGGTCCGAACTCAACGTCTGCCTGAACTACAGCTGCGGGTCGATGACCCCGGAAGAGACCGAGCTTGAGCACTCGTACTTCTACGATCTCTACACCGAGACGTTCGATGAAGCTGTGGACATCCTCGCCGGAGAACACAGCGGGCAAGTCGAGGGAGAGCAACGGAAAGAACTGGAGTCGAAGTTCCGAGAAGGTGAGGATATCAATACCATCGTCTGCACGCCGACGATGGAACTAGGGATCGACATCGGTGACCTATCCAACGTCTACATGCGGAACGTCCCCCCGAACCCGAGCAACTACGCGCAGCGCTCGGGTCGAGCCGGTCGCCAGAATCAGCCTTCGCTCGTCACAACCTTCTGCGGTCGGGGATTCGGCCGTGGCTCACACGACCAGTACTTCTACCGACACCCCGAACGGATTATTTCAGGGAAGATCAATCCGCCGACTTTCCTGCTGAACAACCAGGACCTCATCGTCTCCCATATCAACGCACTCATCTTGGAGACGGTGAATTTGAAGCTCTTCGGGGCACCTGAACAGATTCTCTCTATCGAACCAGAGGACAACAACTACGAGGTCAAACCCGACTATCGGGCAGACCTCCAGCGGGAGGTGGACACCAATCGGAGTGAGATCATCCAGGCCGTGAAGGATGCGTTCGCGCGTGAACGAGAGAATACTGAAGTCGGGGAGTGGCTGACCGACGACTTCATCGAAGACCGCGTGAACGAGTTCGTTGAGAACTTCGACAGTGCGTTCGATCCGTGGCGGCGAGAGTACACGAGATTATGGAGGGAACGCCGTCGGCTCAACAACCTCCTCGGTACTGAGAGTGGTTCGTACCAGGACAAGCGCGAGCGTGACGCCATCGAGGAACGTCTGAACGACATGCGGGCTGGCGACAAGAGCTTCTACACCTACCAGTATCTCCGCTCACAAGGATTCCTGCCGAATTACGGCTTCCCCCGTCACAGCACGACGTTGACGTTCACTTCACGCGAGGATGATATCCAGCGAGACCAGACGCGGGCAATTAAGGAATTCGCACCTGGGAACCACGTGTACTATGACGGTGAACGGTTCGCAGTCCGCTACGCCCGTCCACGGACGGAGAACGCGGAACCGGTCACCAAGCACATGCGCATTTGCTCGGAGTGTGAGGCAATTCTGATGGGTGACGAAGCCAGGGAAGCGGCCGCGTGCGTTGCGTGTGGCTCGTCGTTCGACGGAACACACTCGAATCCGGATGCGATGGAATTCCCCGATCAGCACGCACGGCCGGAGGAGTACATCACGAGCGACGAGGAGGAACGCCGACGGCAGGGGTACAACATCGATAGCTACTACGAGCAGACCGACCGCGTCGAGGAGTACAGCCTCACTGGCAGCGATGGACTGGAAGCACGAGTGACGTACGAGGCGAACGCGAACATCGTCATCGTCAACAGCGGCCTTCGTGACTCTGACGATGACGGACTCAACGGATTCGCCCTCTGCATGGAGTGCAATCGCTGGTTGACGAGTGAGGACCAGATCGAGAAGCACGTCGGTGACGAGGGTAACTGCTACGCGAACGCGACAAGCGAAGTCATCCGACGTGACATCGAGCTCTACACCGAGGGAGGTCACGATACAATCACTCTGACCTCACCGCTACCTGCTGGTATCGATCATGACCGGACCGAGGAATTCTACACGACGCTCAAAGAGTCGGTCTACCAAGGTATCCTCAGGGCCTTCGACCTCGATGAGGAAGAACTGGAAACCTTCGTGAAACCAGCGACCGACCACGGCTTGCTTACTATCGTCATCTACGAGACAAGCGAAGGCGGGGCGGGTGCGTTGCACTCCCTAATGGAAGAGGCCCGGATGCGGCAGGCCTTCCGTGAGGCTCAGACGGTCCTCCATGGAGACCCCGATGACGAGGGATGTGAGCGGGCCTGTTACGAATGCCTTCTCTCGTTCTATAACCAGATGGAACATGAACTTCTGGACCGCACCTTGGTCGGCTCTTGGTTGGAGTCGATGACCGTAGCCGATCTTGAGGCGGTAGCGACGGAGCCTGCAGTAGAGAAAGACTTCGACGCCCTCCTGGCTGCGTGTGACTCGGGGTTCGAGCGCGAGGTACTGCAGGAGATTCGGGACGGAGGGTTCGAACTACCTGACGCGGCTCAGCACACCATATACGACGGCGACGAGCCAGTCGCAAAGCCGGACTTCTTCTATGAGCGCTCTGGCTCGTCGATTGCTGTATTCGTCGACGGCCCAGATCATCAGAAGGATTACGTCAAAGAAGACGACGACAAGAAGCGTAATCGACTACGTCAGATGGGTTTCCGAGTCATAGCGGTCACCTCAACCGAAGACGTGGCGAAAAACTGGGATTCGATCTGAGCTACAAGGCGCGCCGAGTCAGGCGCGCCGACAACCCCTTTGCTTCTGCTGGAATCCGCCGAGCGAAGCGAGGTGGTACTTTCTGCAAGTGGCTCCTTAGCCACACCCCTAACGGAGAAGTGGGTACCCCGTGCCGAAGTTGCAGACGGACACGTTCGCAGCAGCTATTCAGTGCTCATGAACCACCGGTGAGTACCCACTACCTGAGCCAAAAACAAGCAAAAAGAACCGCTAAATGGAGTGTTGGATAGTGATGCCTCTCACCAGTCACTTCGCTATCCGGGCTTTCCGAGCGCGTCAGCGAAGTTCTTCGGTGCGTACATCGTGCCGTCAACGAGCTTCACGACAGGCGCGAATTCGAACCCGAAGCGACGGATCCTCTCTCCCGTTACTTCGGCCCAGCGTGCAGCGCCTTCTCGAAGCAGTCTGCGCGCCTCGCGGAAGTCTGCCGGCCTGAATCCGACGTCTAACCGGTCCGGATCTGCTCCCTCGGTTTGCCGAATGCTGCCACCGTACCGGTCGAGCCACCGCGTCCACGGATCATCTCGCTCACCGTACGTCTCGGCACGGAACAGCCCATCCAAGGCTCCCTCAAGCCCCTCGTGGATGCTGTCTTTGACCGAGTCGATATACCCGGTCACCTCCTGGGCAATGTACTTCGAGGCGATCTGCACTTCGCCGTAGGTGTGCTCAACGACCGGCCCGAGCCGTTTTAGCGCTCGGTAGACCGTATCGATGTGAACACCGATAGCCTGCGCAAGGTCTTTCGGCGATGTCGTTCCTCCGTCTGTCAGGAGTGTGTCGACGAGTTCCGCGTCCGTCTCGTTCATCTGGCTCGCGATACCGAACACCTGAGCGTCCTGCTTCTCTTCGATCCTGGGTAGCCGGTCACGGAGGAGCTTCCGCCATCGGCTGGAGCCTTCGACTTCGAAGTAGTCGTCAGCCACGTAGAACTGCGAGTCTGGTCGGACCGGGATGTCCGACCACTCGAGAACGTTCAGCAGCGTCTCGTCCAGCTCGCGCTCGAGTTGGTCGAGATCGTCCCAGTACAACGTCTCGTCGTGGATCGAATTCTGGAACGAGACGCCAATCTTTGGATTCTCAAGCTCCGTTCCCTCCACCGCATCGGGATTCCGCATGTAGTAGTGCTTGATCTCTTTCGCAAGGGTGTGACCGCCGATGAGATCACGTGCTCGCATCGATCCGATCGTCGCCGTGTGGTAGTGTCCAGGGCACTCTCTGTCGTCTCGGATCGTCTTGGCATACCCCTCGCGGTCACCGGACAGCAGCAGCGAGATCCGGTGAATCGTCCCATCGTAGGCGATGACCCTGCCCGTCTTTCCATCTGTGACTCGAACGTACAGCTCTGCGTCGACGATATTCGAGGACGAATGTGCTGCTTCGGGTGCGAAATCTTCCGGGTAGATCGGGGTGGGACTGTTGAAGCGGAACCCTTGCCTGTCAGCCAGCGATGCTAACGCACGCTGCAGGATGTGGGGGTACTGCTCGAAGTCCCAGTTCGCCCCCTCCATCTCGATATCGTATCCCTCGATATCGCACGGGTTCGACATGGATCGAGCACCCTCGACCGTCTCGATGTTAGGCCACCGCGGGGAGATACGGAAGTACGCCCGCTTACGCGCCTCTTTCTTCGCGTCCGACCACGAGGAGTACGCGTTCGGGTAGACGTACACGAGATACTCGCGGACCTCGTCGAGACGGAAGCTTGGATCGTCGCGAGGCGCGATACCGCACCCTTTGAATCCGAATTCAACAGCCCAGTCGTCACCGTCGATCTCGACATCGGTACGGAGACGACCGTGTTTCTCGAAGTCGTGCTCCTTCTGCAGGGAGTTGAGACCGAAGTAGGACCGAAGCGGGTTGTCGAGGTGCGAACAGTCCCATTTGAGATACGCGTGGAACTCGTGCGGCTGTGGATCGATAAAGAGCCTCGACGCCTCTTCTTCCTCGTCTTCAGCTTCACGTTCGACCTCCTGGTCGTTGAAGGATTCGTCCTCGACTGGCTCGCTCGTCTGCTCTCGATGCTGTGCTCGCTTCTGAGCTGTCTGGTACGCCTCACAGCCGTTCAGGTGAGCTTCGAGGTCTGCCCTTCGGGTGATGGGATGCTTGCAGTAGCGGCAGTGTGCGACGCGCTCGGATGGACAGGTCCCTTCGTGAGCGCTTGCGTCGAACTTGTCGTCGAGGCGGAGCCGACAGAATCGGCACTCTGCAACATGAGTCGACGTACGCGAGAAGGTCGGTCCGACAGAGCAGCGTCCGTTCGTCCGCTGGCTTGACTGTGCGTCGGCGGTGGTGAGCTCGCCCGTGTCCCGATTGGTCGACGAATCAGTGGTCTCAGGTTCCGGCTTGACCTGGTCTGACCCTGCATCCTTCCTGAGAGCGTCTGCCTCGGGTTGGTCGACCGAGGATTCGATAGTGTCTCTGTCGTCGCTTGTGACGGCTTCAGCTGCATCGAGTTGGTCGAAGAGGTCGTCCGGGTCCGTCACGCCGACCACCCCACTTCAATGGTCGGTGAATTGGCGGCGTAACGCTCAATTGGCCCGGCACAGACGTTACACACGGCCGACCACCTCCTGGGGAACCCGCGTGGTCCCCCTGGTTGGTCGGTGCGCGCCAATAAATTGGAGCGAAAAGCCGGTGAGGGCAGATGCCTTGGAACAGTTGAAGGCCCTCACGGGTGGTTTTCGCGTCACGGCTGACACCTCCCGTCCTCGAGCGCCGCGCAGCGCTTCCAAGGATAGTCGATTGCACAGCCGCAGAACTCACAGATGGGTGGGTCGCGGTCGATGCCGTCCAGACGGACGATCACGTCGACCACCTCCGTTCCCTCACAGGATCGCAAGCAAACGGCGACCCGCGCTTGTTTTCCTGATGAACTCCCTTCTGCGAGGGAGCGTTCTCAAGCCCAGAAATGGCGAATCCGGCCGAATCAGAGTCCCTACCTTGCGGTCGTGAACCCTGAGTATAACTGAGGAACAGTAGTGGACTCGCCGGGAGTCCCGCGAGCGAGCGCAGCGAGCGAGTGGGACTACGGCGAGTCCACGACTGAGCGAACGAAGTGAGTGAAGAAGTGGACTCGCCGGGATTTGAACCCGGGGCCTCTTCCTTGCGAAGGAAGCGATCTGCCACTGATCTACGAGCCCGCATTCCCACGCAGTCGGTGGGTCGACTTGTACCTTCTGTTTCTGCGTCGTCTCGACGTCGAACGCGAAACTGAAGAGCGGCAGACGGCGCACCTTAGCGCCGCGTCGCGACTCTGCCAGCCGGTCGGATCGCACGTCGGTGCCGGCAGCGACCGGCACACGGGTTGCGGTCCGACCGTCTCAGTCCTCGAGGACGATCTCGATCGAGACGTCGTTGGGGACCTGGATGCGCATCAGCTGACGCAGCGCGCGTTCGTCGGCGTCGATATCGATCAGACGCTTGTGGACGCGCATCTCCCAGTGCTCCCAGGTCGCCGTCCCCTCGCCGTCGGGGGACTTCCGAGTGGGAACCTCCAGTGTCTTCGTCGGCAGCGGGATCGGCCCGCTGAGGTTGACCCCGGTCTTGTTGGCGATCTCGCGGACGTCGCCGCAGATGTTGTCGAGGTCCTCGGGACTCGTACCGGCGAGTCGGACGCGTGCCTGCTGCATCTGTTATCGCTCGTTGACCTCGAGCACCTTGCCGGCGGCGATGGTCTGGCCCATGTCGCGGATGGCGAAGCTCCCGAGCTCGGGAATCTCGCCCGAGGGCTCGATCGAGAGCGGCTTCTGGGGGCGCACGGTGACGACCGCGGCGTCACCCGACTTGATGAAGTCGGGGTTCTCCTCGGCGACCTCGCCCGTCTTGGGGTTGATCTTCTGGTCGATGGCCTCGATGGTACACGCGACCTGCGCGGTGTGGGCGTGGAACACCGGCGTGTAGCCCGCGGTGATGACCGAGGGGTGCTGCATCACGACGATCTGGGCCTTGAACGTCTCGGCGACCGTCGGCGGGTCGTCGGCGGGGCCGCAGACGTCGCCACGGCGGATATCGTCCTTGCCGACGCCGCGGACGTTGAAGCCGACGTTGTCGCCGGGACCGGCCTGGGGCACCTCTTCGTGGTGCATCTCGACCGTTTTCACTTCACCACCCACGTCAGATGGCTGGAAGGAGACGTTGTCGCCGGGCTGCATGATCCCCGTCTCGATCCGACCGACCGGGACCGTCCCGATGCCGGAGATGGTGTAGACGTCCTGGATGGGGAGACGGAGCGGCGCGTCCGTCGGCGGCTCCGGCGCCGGCAGGTCGTTGAGGGCTTCGAGCAGGGTCGGCCCGTCGTACCAGTCCATCGTGCCGGACTTCTCGGCGACGTTGTCGCCCTCGAACGCCGAGATGGGGACGAACGTGGCGTCGTCGGACTTGAAGCGGACCTGCTTGAGGAGCTTCTGGACCTCCTCCTTTACGTCGTTGTAGGTGTCCTCGCTGTAGTCGACGACGTCCATCTTGTTGACGCCGATGATGAGCTCGTTGATCCCCAGCGTGCGTGCGAGGAAGACGTGCTCGCGGGTCTGCGGCGCGACGCCGTCGTCGGCGGCGACGACGAGCACGGCGTTGTCGGCCTGCGAGGCACCCGTGATCATGTTCTTCACGAAGTCACGGTGGCCCGGACAGTCGACGATGGTGAAGTAGTACTCGTCGGTGTCGAACTCTTGGTGGGCGATGTCGATGGTGACCCCGCGCTCGCGCTCCTCGGCGAGGTTGTCCATCACGTAGGCGAACTCGAAGCCGCCCTTGCCCTTCTCTTCGGCTTCCTCTCGGTACTGCTCGATGACGTGCTCGGGTACGGAGCCTGTCTCGAACAGGAGGCGGCCGACCAGCGTACTCTTTCCGTGGTCAACGTGGCCGATGATGGCCAGGTTCTGATGCGGTTTGTCACTCATGGTGAAGTCACGCGCTAAGGCGCTCTGTGGGGGACTTTTGCCTGTAACACCTAAAACGATTTCGATACGCTACACGGCCGAATACGGCGCTGTCAGGCGGTTTGTGCCCCGTCCGCATACGTCACAGCGGCGGTCCGGTGGCAGGTAAAAATCGACCCACTGCGGTCGACACGCTTCCCCCACGGCTCGGTCTCGTTCTGTCTCGTTCGCGCGCCGATGCGCCGGGTCGCGTCGACACTGACGGACGGCCGACTGTCCGACGAACGAGCGAGAGGAACCGAACGTGGAGCCGCCGCCATGGACGGCGGCCGTGACGATGCCGGTGCCGCCGGCTTACCGTTCGAGCCGTCCGACGTCAGCGAGTACCGCGGTGGCGGTCTCCGGCCCGCCGGCACCGCGCCCGCTGACGTTCAGCTGGCCGGCGTGTCGGGTTTCCAGCTGGACGATGTTCTGCGTGCCCGTCACGGCGAGCGCGCCGTGCTGTGGGACGAGCCGCGGGCCGACCCGAACCCGCTCCGGCGTCGCCTCCGCGATGAGCCGGATCGTCCGACCGTCCTCCGTCGCGAGGTCGAGCGCGCTGCCGGGAATCGCCTTGATCCCCTCCACGTCGGCGTCCGCCAGCGTGAACTCCTCGCCGCCGCGCGCCTCGCTCAGCACGTTCGCGAGGATGACACATTTCAGCGCCGCGTCGGTCCCCTCGACGTCGAACGACGGGTCGGCCTCGGCGACACCGAGGTCCTGTGCCTCCGCGAGGACGTGCTCGTACCCCAGGCCTTCGGCGGCCATCCGCGAGAGAACGAAGTTCGCCGTCCCGTTCAACACGCCGCGTGCGGCGGCGATGTGGCCGGGACCGTAGTCGTCGATGGTCGACAGCACCGGCATCGCCCCGCCGACGGTCGCCTCGAACAACACCCGCCCGTCGCTGTCCGCCTCGGTCCGCCTGAGATCGCGGTAGCGTTCCGCGACCGGCCCCTTGTTCGCGAGCACGACGTGGCGGTCCCGTTCGAGCGCCGTTCGGACGTGTGAGAAGCCGGGGTCGGCGTCCCCGAGCGTCGTCGGCGTCGCCTCGACGAGCACGTCGTAGTCGGCCGCGAGCGCGTCCGCCGGATCGCCGTCGCCGACGACGCCCTCCAGTTCCTTCCGGTCGAGCGCCGCCGCGCCGTCGATCCCGTCGCCGTCGACGGCCGCCGACGACGAGTCCGCGAACGCGACCACCCTGTGCCCGTACGCGGCGGCGAGATCGACGACGTTGCCGCCGACCGCGCCCGCGCCGAGCACCGCGAGCCGCATCATTTCGAGCCCTCCGTCAGCGGCTCGATGACGTGGAGTTCCTTGTCGGCGGCGATCTCCCGGACCAACGCGAGCGCGTTCTCCGTCTCGCCCGGCCGGGTCGCCAGCCGGAGCCGCGCGCTCGACGGCTGGTCGGTCCCTTCGGGGGCCGACAGCGACAGATCCGACAGCGACGCCTCCGTCGACCGCTCGATCCGGTGGAGCGTGTCGGAGAGGTCGGTGTCGACCAGATGTCCGACGAGCAGGATGTTCAGCTCCTCGCCGTACCGCTCCGCACCCGCCTGGATGACGGTGATGCCCTCCGTCCGGAGCGCGTCGACGATCCCCTCGAACCGGTCCGGCGGGCACTCGAGATCGACCTCGACGGGGATCCGCCCGCGCGGGGTGATGTTCCCACGTTCGTGGAAGATCGACAGGAGGTTGCCGCCGTTCTCCGCGATGGGTTTGAGCGCGGCGAGCAACTGCCCCGGTTCGTCGGCGAGTTCCAACCGGACCGTGTGCGCCTGCGGCCGTTCGCCCCCGTCGGTCTCCTGTCGGGCCTCGGCGTCCGCGTCGGCGACGCCCGCCTCCTCCCGAGCCGCGTCGTTCCGGGCGGCG
This Salinigranum marinum DNA region includes the following protein-coding sequences:
- a CDS encoding DEAD/DEAH box helicase, producing MSTVLNPFEALEQVQSSYQSYVETFQNVDDSIIESWIEDRVRTGKVLWKEPFVQLNQRFEHGDTLEQFVADGELHEGVLDIFTGREGKPIEPYKHQTEAIHSIQAGNNTIVSTGTGSGKSFAFGIPIVSHCLEAQERGEDGVKAVIVYPMNALANSQYEDFAERLDGTGLRLGLYTGDTPHNPDSEAEFLRQFGREEAYDSEVVSREEMQNDPPDILMTNYVMLDLILTRHDDKKLFPEMHEGALQYLVLDEIHTYTGQQGADVAALIRRLKQNTGSIGDLTCIGTSATVQSEEGIDANEEIADFTGRMFGAPVDSENVVRESHYPLGLTADEELPPTVKVTASDIEGFSGTLDSALDLTEKLLDRSLIPAETEDEESLGSVLAGHPAIEFLDTELSNQSQQIFAGDEAGEVEDLVARYQKEHRPDESREAIERELQAALLVGTVGTTAVQGEQQPIFVPKLHSFFSQGSGLVACISEDAFDSETPHLSDAGDVECRVCAEEEDRRRDAYPLSFCRGCGQEFYTVTIDEDGHVSQGTLSNFVDTEEDERAVYLMQGDWDSDGTSLPDEWLTEEGLLKDTYREAEPSKATYFPDNNRLTQGRPEEGQFEDGMFAGQGVDVTIVESPFLFCPNCGVHYTRRVKNEFNKLFTFGTVGRSTATDVLVGNTMRNLPEDQQKTIAFSDNRQDTALQAAHLNNLYQRVRFRRALYTALREHRGSIGLTSLGDRIFDVLEDYDSLPPAIDTGMFGPSADQRERYSNYLLFNAILELGRGQQRTQQSLEDVGLLDIEYENLDRLAQHDEVWEGISKLETADPAVREEYVHGVLDIFRRSNAVDHESTLTYTNFRREVISKLDDEVHFHGQEYFNFPVGYSDTANTDGPNRVRRLTHPRSRHVKWTTRALNVDTDTAAEIITAVVDVISDKEILKLLNQHSLQYTGKVYMLNHSAVRVTEADSSDVRVCPKCGTPTTRSELNVCLNYSCGSMTPEETELEHSYFYDLYTETFDEAVDILAGEHSGQVEGEQRKELESKFREGEDINTIVCTPTMELGIDIGDLSNVYMRNVPPNPSNYAQRSGRAGRQNQPSLVTTFCGRGFGRGSHDQYFYRHPERIISGKINPPTFLLNNQDLIVSHINALILETVNLKLFGAPEQILSIEPEDNNYEVKPDYRADLQREVDTNRSEIIQAVKDAFARERENTEVGEWLTDDFIEDRVNEFVENFDSAFDPWRREYTRLWRERRRLNNLLGTESGSYQDKRERDAIEERLNDMRAGDKSFYTYQYLRSQGFLPNYGFPRHSTTLTFTSREDDIQRDQTRAIKEFAPGNHVYYDGERFAVRYARPRTENAEPVTKHMRICSECEAILMGDEAREAAACVACGSSFDGTHSNPDAMEFPDQHARPEEYITSDEEERRRQGYNIDSYYEQTDRVEEYSLTGSDGLEARVTYEANANIVIVNSGLRDSDDDGLNGFALCMECNRWLTSEDQIEKHVGDEGNCYANATSEVIRRDIELYTEGGHDTITLTSPLPAGIDHDRTEEFYTTLKESVYQGILRAFDLDEEELETFVKPATDHGLLTIVIYETSEGGAGALHSLMEEARMRQAFREAQTVLHGDPDDEGCERACYECLLSFYNQMEHELLDRTLVGSWLESMTVADLEAVATEPAVEKDFDALLAACDSGFEREVLQEIRDGGFELPDAAQHTIYDGDEPVAKPDFFYERSGSSIAVFVDGPDHQKDYVKEDDDKKRNRLRQMGFRVIAVTSTEDVAKNWDSI
- a CDS encoding Lrp/AsnC family transcriptional regulator, producing the protein MTDPDDLFDQLDAAEAVTSDDRDTIESSVDQPEADALRKDAGSDQVKPEPETTDSSTNRDTGELTTADAQSSQRTNGRCSVGPTFSRTSTHVAECRFCRLRLDDKFDASAHEGTCPSERVAHCRYCKHPITRRADLEAHLNGCEAYQTAQKRAQHREQTSEPVEDESFNDQEVEREAEDEEEEASRLFIDPQPHEFHAYLKWDCSHLDNPLRSYFGLNSLQKEHDFEKHGRLRTDVEIDGDDWAVEFGFKGCGIAPRDDPSFRLDEVREYLVYVYPNAYSSWSDAKKEARKRAYFRISPRWPNIETVEGARSMSNPCDIEGYDIEMEGANWDFEQYPHILQRALASLADRQGFRFNSPTPIYPEDFAPEAAHSSSNIVDAELYVRVTDGKTGRVIAYDGTIHRISLLLSGDREGYAKTIRDDRECPGHYHTATIGSMRARDLIGGHTLAKEIKHYYMRNPDAVEGTELENPKIGVSFQNSIHDETLYWDDLDQLERELDETLLNVLEWSDIPVRPDSQFYVADDYFEVEGSSRWRKLLRDRLPRIEEKQDAQVFGIASQMNETDAELVDTLLTDGGTTSPKDLAQAIGVHIDTVYRALKRLGPVVEHTYGEVQIASKYIAQEVTGYIDSVKDSIHEGLEGALDGLFRAETYGERDDPWTRWLDRYGGSIRQTEGADPDRLDVGFRPADFREARRLLREGAARWAEVTGERIRRFGFEFAPVVKLVDGTMYAPKNFADALGKPG
- the rpsJ gene encoding 30S ribosomal protein S10; translation: MQQARVRLAGTSPEDLDNICGDVREIANKTGVNLSGPIPLPTKTLEVPTRKSPDGEGTATWEHWEMRVHKRLIDIDADERALRQLMRIQVPNDVSIEIVLED